Proteins found in one Drosophila innubila isolate TH190305 chromosome X, UK_Dinn_1.0, whole genome shotgun sequence genomic segment:
- the LOC117793510 gene encoding synembryn, translated as MDAEQLKRLERKETAHIPDILSEFNTKNADLLVFDSFHTDNQWHDLWLAIFGILDDATMATLHSQCLNTVRILTRDEFSLQTHYIEQELSTLLSLARIDASSIEVDLDEELSDAQANITAEALKCLCNLVYQSADCRRQCLRQHSLDAIVKRLATDSSMHNYPSTLEYYDLKLLFLLTALEPTARTRLQIDLNGLIYMTKWLDDKLAESATVTSDEQLNIICELLKVMFTVTSAPDKSPNEYEIQSLHLTGVLRELLLRFGCLSTERERAVVTHAINLLTNISGSCLSELTLKCSNETETESVPSAATECIAGAAQSPGKCCAVCFEKRNVRCLEVLLEYLRGGLAQQETEASSHELLSPVLTVLVKCARSNRIMRHYLRKEILPPLKDVSQRPEIGHELRNHLCRFLTLPAMILRDLAAELLFVLCKEDVGRMIKYTGYGNAAGLFAKRGVLDCRRIEGADYSSDSEDSDTEEYKQQQQSFNPVLGCVEQPKRNPLEGMSEEQKEYEALQLVNLLEQLRKDGIVQPALIDKDGKPQPLEHILQLQEELPQQQLEQKRKT; from the exons ATGGATGCGGAGCAGCTGAAACGGCTTGAGCGCAAGGAAACAGCTCACATCCCCGACATACTGAGCGAGTTTAATACAAAG AATGCAGATCTGCTGGTCTTCGATAGCTTCCATACGGACAACCAGTGGCATGACCTCTGGCTGGCCATATTTGGCATTCTCGATGATGCGACGATGGCAACGCTGCATTCCCAATGCCTGAACACTGTGCGCATCTTGACCCGCGACGAGTTTAGCCTGCAGACGCACTACATCGAACAGGAGCTGAGCACGCTGCTCTCCCTGGCCCGTATTGATGCCAGCAGCATCGAGGTGGACTTGGATGAGGAGCTGAGTGATGCACAGGCGAACATCACGGCGGAGGCATTGAAATGCCTGTGTAATCTGGTTTATCAGAGTGCCGATTGTCGGCGTCAGTGCTTGCGGCAACATTCCCTCGATGCGATTGTGAAGCGTTTGGCCACCGACTCTTCCATGCACAACTATCCAAGTACTTTGGAATACTACGACTTGAAGTTGCTGTTTCTACTCACGGCACTGGAGCCAACTGCACGTACGCGCCTCCAAATTGATCTCAACGGTCTGATTTACATGACCAAGTGGCTGGACGACAAGTTGGCCGAGTCTGCCACTGTCACCAGTGACGAGCAGCTGAACATTATCTGTGAGCTGCTCAAGGTAATGTTCACGGTGACCAGTGCTCCGGATAAGAGTCCAAACGAGTACGAAATCCAAAGTCTCCATTTAACGGGCGTCTTGCGAGAGTTGCTGTTGCGTTTTGGATGCCTATCCACGGAACGAGAACGCGCCGTTGTAACGCATGCCATCAATTTGCTGACCAACATTTCCGGTAGCTGCCTCTCCGAGCTCACGCTCAAGTGCAGCAATGAAACTGAAACGGAGTCCGTACCGAGTGCAGCTACCGAGTGCATTGCTGGCGCCGCACAGTCTCCGGGCAAATGTTGTGCCGTATGCTTTGAGAAGCGTAACGTGCGCTGTCTGGAGGTGCTGCTGGAGTATCTGCGTGGTGGACTGGCCCAGCAGGAGACGGAGGCTAGCTCCCATGAGCTGCTGTCGCCAGTGCTGACCGTGTTGGTGAAATGTGCGCGCAGCAATCGAATTATGCGTCATTATTTGCGCAAGGAGATACTGCCGCCACTAAAGGATGTCAGCCAGCGTCCAGAGATTGGCCATGAGCTGCGCAATCATTTGTGCCGCTTCCTAACGCTCCCCGCCATGATACTACGCGACTTGGCCGCCGAACTGCTGTTTGTGCTGTGCAAAGAGGATGTCGGTCGCATGATCAAATACACGGGCTACGGCAATGCGGCGGGTTTGTTTGCAAAACGTGGCGTGCTCGACTGTCGACGCATCGAGGGTGCCGACTATTCGTCGGACAGCGAGGACAGTGACACGGAGGAgtacaaacagcaacagcagagcTTCAATCCAGTGCTGGGCTGTGTGGAGCAGCCCAAACGTAATCCACTCGAAGGCATGTCCGAAGAGCAAAAGGAATACGAGGCACTGCAACTAGTCAATCTGTTGGAGCAACTGCGCAAGGATGGCATCGTGCAGCCGGCGTTAATTGATAAGGATGGCAAACCACAGCCGTTGGAACATATTCTCCAATTGCAGGAGGAGTTGCCGCAACAGCAACTTGAGCAGAAGCGCAAAACTTAA